One genomic region from Penaeus monodon isolate SGIC_2016 chromosome 24, NSTDA_Pmon_1, whole genome shotgun sequence encodes:
- the LOC119588511 gene encoding spliceosome RNA helicase DDX39B (The sequence of the model RefSeq protein was modified relative to this genomic sequence to represent the inferred CDS: added 37 bases not found in genome assembly): MADQETELLDYEEDEDAVEAGVGETTEAAPAKKDVKGTYVSIHSSGFRDFLLKPEILRSIVDCGFEHPSEVQHECIPQAVLGMDILGQAKSGMGKTAVFVLATLQQIDPVDGQVSVLVMCHTRELAYQIAKEYERFSKYMPNTKVGVFFGGLNVQKDEETLKNNCPHIVVGTPGRVLALVRNKKLNLRHLKHFVLDECDKMLEQLDMRRDVQEIFRNTPHEKQVMMFSATLSKEIRPVCKKFMQDPMEVYVDDEAKLTLHGLQQHYVKIKENEKNRKLFELLDALEFNQVVIFVKSVQRCMALAQLLVEQNFPAIAIHRAMQQEERLSRYQQFKDFQKRILVATNLFGRGMDIERVNIVFNYDMPEDSDTYLHRVARAGRFGTKGLAVTFVSEESDAKILNEVQERFDVNITELPDEIELSSYIEGR, encoded by the exons ATGGCCGACCAGGAGACTGAACTTCTCGACTAC AAACGACAGAGGCTGCCCCAGCCAAAAAGGATGTCAAGGGTACCTATGTGTCTATCCACTCCTCAGGCTTCAGGGATTTCCTGCTGAAGCCAGAGATCCTGAGATCCATTGTAGACTGTGGCTTTGAGCATCCTTCTGAAG TGCAGCATGAGTGCATCCCTCAAGCTGTGTTGGGCATGGACATCTTGGGCCAGGCTAAGTCGGGTATGGGAAAGACGGCAGTGTTTGTGCTGGCAACACTTCAGCAGATTGATCCTGTTGATGGTCAG GTGTCAGTGCTGGTAATGTGTCATACACGAGAGTTGGCTTACCAGATAGCCAAGGAGTATGAAAGATTCAGCAAGTACATGCCCAACACCAAAGTGGGGGTGTTTTTCGGAGGCCTGAATGTTCAGAAGGACGAAGAGACCCTCAAGAACAACTGCCCTCACATCGTTGTTGGCACCCCTGGCCGTGTTCTTGCTCTGGTGCGCAACAAGAAGCTCAATCTCCGCCACTTGAAACACTTTGTATTGGATGAATGCGACAAGATGCTGGAACAGCTTG acATGCGACGAGATGTGCAAGAAATCTTCCGCAATACTCCACATGAAAAGCAAGTGATGATGTTCAGCGCCACCTTGAGCAAGGAGATCCGCCCTGTTTGCAAGAAGTTCATGCAAGAT CCCATGGAAGTATATGTTGATGATGAAGCCAAGTTGACTCTTCATGGTCTGCAGCAGCACTAcgttaaaatcaaggaaaatgagaagaatcgAAAATTGTTTGAATTACTCGATGCTTTAGAGTTCAACCAG GTTGTGATATTCGTTAAGTCAGTACAGAGATGCATGGCCTTGGCACAACTGTTGGTTGAACAGAACTTCCCAGCCATTGCTATCCACCGTGCCATGCAGCAAGAGGAGAGACTGAGTCGTTACCAGCAGTTCAAGGATTTCCAGAAG CGCATTCTGGTGGCAACAAACCTGTTTGGTAGAGGAATGGATATTGAGCGAGTGAACATCGTGTTCAACTATGATATGCCAGAAGACAGTGACACATACCTTCACAGAGTAGCAAGAGCTGGTCGATTCGGAACCAAG GGATTAGCTGTCACATTTGTGAGTGAAGAGAGTGATGCAAAGATTTTGAATGAGGTTCAGGAGAGATTCGATGTAAACATCACAGAGCTACCCGATGAGATTGAGCTCAGCTCATACATTGAAGGTCGttga
- the LOC119588512 gene encoding UPF0184 protein AAEL002161-like, translating to MKCQVTDVNKRRRRGARDENSTNMKTNMSETSNGPAEKEEQRETNDEEDMEEELEEYDEEEFSKLNAELDALNTALDAIEEKNDFINVRLRQILMENKSIREAEGSGQK from the exons ATGAAATGTCAGGTGACTGATGTAAACAAAAGAAGACGACGGGGAGCCAGAGACGAAAACTCTACCAACATGAAGACAAATATGTCGGAAACGAGCAACGGTCCTGctgaaaaggaagaacagagggagACGAATGACGAGGAGGACATGGAAGAAGAATTGGAAGAATATGACGAAGAAG AGTTCTCCAAGCTAAATGCTGAACTAGATGCTTTGAACACAGCCTTGGATGCCATTGAGGAAAAGAATGATTTCATCAATGTCCGTTTACGGCAGATACTGATGGAGAACAAGTCCATAAGAGAAGCTGAAGGATCAGGACAAAAATGA